From Zingiber officinale cultivar Zhangliang chromosome 5B, Zo_v1.1, whole genome shotgun sequence, the proteins below share one genomic window:
- the LOC121987121 gene encoding uncharacterized protein LOC121987121, translating into MNAPRNNQMIAPKIQKQLVNACAVETTNAILADLGDRWFTLLLDEARGYSVKEQMTVVIRYVNKHGEVIERFMAVVHVATTTAACLKEAIDSLFAKYGLSVARLRGQGYDDASNISGEFNGLKSLIMKENPYALSDERFEVISDLGALAKKMIEIMKNRVFLLVYRMIELALLLPVATAIVERVFSAMNIAKIDL; encoded by the exons ATGAATGCACCTagaaataatcaaatgattgcccCAAAAATTCAAAAGCAATTGGTGAATGCTTGTGCAGTTGAGACTACAAATGCTATTCTAGCTGATCTTGGAGATAGGTGGTTCACTTTACTACTTGATGAGGCTCGTGGCTATTCAGTGAAAGAGCAGATGACAGTTGTTATTAGATATGTGAACAAACATGGAGAGGTGATTGAACGATTTATGGCTGTAGTTCATGTTGCAACAACTACAGCTGCTTGTTTAAAGGAGGCAATCGACTCTTTATTTGCTAAGTATGGTTTGTCAGTGGCAAGATTGAGGGGTCAAGGATATGATGATGCTTCAAATATATCGGGAGAATTTAATGGCTTAAAGTCACTGATAATGAAAGAAAATCCATATGCATT ATCAGATGAACGGTTTGAAGTCATTTCAGATTTGGGAGCTCTTGCAAAGAAAATGATTGAAATAATGAAGAACCGTGTGTTTCTTTTGGTTTATCGGATGATTGAGCTAGCCTTACTTCTTCCAGTTGCTACTGCAATCGTTGAAAGAGTGTTTTCGGCAATGAATATTGCCAAAATAGATTTGTGA